One genomic region from Xenopus laevis strain J_2021 chromosome 2L, Xenopus_laevis_v10.1, whole genome shotgun sequence encodes:
- the tnfsf11.L gene encoding tumor necrosis factor ligand superfamily member 11, with product MSPGGYLRGAAEIQVTPESADRSRPVSRSVLVALFTLAVAQVVCTLGLFLYFKAQGDLSRMPELNCWKAIAKKREHGHAKDSSTQDDFMLCEGIKQAFNTAVEKELQEFLSGKQFQVGNARTEAWYGSRNNSWPVAHLTVGNITPSNSEQSKVNLTFWNIREGWANLRNLKYHNGKLEILQDGYYFVYANLCFRHHIHKGKEYRDKALQLMMYICKANKNRRPYETLMKGGKTAIWSNNSVYHFYSVYKGGVFKLHAGDQIFIQASYLELLDPAQEATYFGAFKILSLDI from the exons ATGAGCCCCGGTGGGTACCTGCGTGGTGCCGCGGAGATACAGGTGACTCCGGAGAGCGCAGATCGGTCCCGTCCTGTGTCAAGGTCTGTGTTGGTCGCGCTGTTCACCTTGGCAGTGGCGCAAGTTGTTTGCACTCTTGGGCTGTTCCTGTACTTTAAAGCGCAG GGGGACCTAAGCCGAATGCCTGAACTCAATTGCTGGAAAGCAATTGCAAAGAAGAGAGAACATGGACATGCAAAAGATTCTTCTACGCAAGATGACTTCATGTTATGTGAAGGAATAAAGCAGGCATTCAACACAGCAGTTGAAaag GAACTGCAAGAATTTCTTTCTGGCAAACAGTTCCAAGTGGGAAATG cTAGAACTGAGGCATGGTATGGGTCGAGGAACAACAGCTGGCCAGTTGCTCATCTTACTGTTGGGAATATTACGCCTAGTAACA GTGAACAGTCAAAGGTGAACCTTACTTTCTGGAATATCAGAGAAGGTTGGGCAAATCTGAGAAACCTAAAGTACCATAACGGAAAGCTGGAAATCTTACAAGATGGCTATTACTTTGTATATGCAAATCTGTGCTTTAGACACCATATACATAAAGGAAAAGAATACCGAGACAAGGCTCTGCAGCTTATGATGTACATCTGTAAAGCAAACAAGAACAGGAGGCCTTATGAAACGCTAATGAAGGGAGGGAAAACTGCCATTTGGTCAAATAATTCAGTCTATcacttttattctgtatataaagGAGGGGTTTTTAAGTTACATGCTGGTGATCAGATATTCATCCAAGCTTCCTATTTAGAACTGTTGGACCCAGCACAAGAAGCTACATATTTTGGGGCTTTCAAAATCCTTAGCCTGgacatttaa